In Cervus elaphus chromosome 31, mCerEla1.1, whole genome shotgun sequence, one DNA window encodes the following:
- the DNAJC28 gene encoding dnaJ homolog subfamily C member 28 yields MMAQILRSHLRSASVIPNRMKMGPYLGVIRTRMMSTHKSKRNMREYYGLLNLDEGCSADDVRESFRKLAKQYHPDGGSSTADSATFIRIEEAYRKVLSHVIEQTNARQSKVEDTEEEEEKFKYKTPQHRHYLSFEGIGFGTPSQREKQYRQFRADRATEQVMEYQKQKLQSQYFTDSVTVKDVRHSKERKITQAIERLVEDLIQESMAKGDFDNLSGKGKPLKKFSGCSYIDPMTHNLNRILIDNGYQPEWILMQKEIKDTIDQLREAILVSRKKLGTPMTSAEQKQWNQVCEQFQENIKKLNKRINDFNLIVPLLTRQKVHFDAQKEIARTQEIYMTLIKTKEVTDKNPYNIDPGEGEKTPGVKTSFFNWMNVWKFIKI; encoded by the coding sequence ATGATGGCTCAGATCTTAAGATCTCATCTGAGAAGTGCTTCAGTGATTCCTAATCGAATGAAAATGGGTCCATATCTTGGTGTCATAAGAACTAGAATGATGTCAACCCATAAATCCAAAAGGAATATGAGAGAATATTATGGGCTGCTGAACCTGGATGAAGGCTGTTCTGCAGATGATGTCAGGGAATCTTTTCGTAAGCTTGCCAAGCAATACCATCCAGATGGTGGCTCTAGTACTGCTGATTCTGCAACGTTTATAAGGATTGAAGAAGCTTACAGGAAGGTACTTTCCCACGTGATAGAACAGACAAATGCTAGACAGAGTAAAGTTGAAgacacagaagaagaagaagaaaaattcaaatataaaacacCCCAACACCGGCATTACTTAAGTTTTGAGGGTATTGGTTTTGGGACTCCGAGTCAACGAGAGAAGCAGTACAGGCAGTTTAGAGCAGACCGTGCAACTGAACAAGTGATGGAATACCAAAAGCAGAAACTGCAAAGCCAGTATTTCACTGATAGTGTCACTGTTAAAGATGTAAGACACAGTAAGGAACGAAAGATAACTCAGGCAATAGAGCGTTTGGTGGAAGATCTCATTCAGGAATCAATGGCAAAAGGAGACTTTGACAATCTCAGCGGGAAAGGAAAACCTCTGAAAAAATTTTCTGGCTGTTCATATATTGATCCTATGACTCACAACCTGAACAGAATATTGATAGATAATGGATACCAACCAGAATGGATCCTAAtgcaaaaggaaataaaggatACCATTGATCAACTCAGGGAGGCAATTTTAGTGTCGAGGAAAAAACTTGGGACTCCAATGACATCAGCTGAACAGAAACAGTGGAACCAAGTTTGTGAGCAGTTTCAAGAAAACATCAAAAAGCTAAATAAGCGAAttaatgattttaatttaattgttCCCCTTCTGACTAGGCAGAAGGTCCATTTTGATGCACAGAAAGAAATTGCCAGAACCCAGGAAATATACATGACccttataaaaacaaaagaagtcacGGATAAAAACCCATATAACATTGATCcgggagaaggagagaaaacacCTGGAGTTAAGACCAGTTTCTTTAACTGGATGAATGTGtggaaatttattaaaatatga